TTAGTTTGGAGAAGAAGGAATAAGATATATATGTATAGAAATATATAAAGTCCTGTTAGGGAGGGGTATAAGTGGAGGCGAAGAATATTAGGGATTATAAAAGAGACATTTTGTGGGGATCTGTAGGTATGGTGGCTTTTATGGTTATCCATCTGTTTGTTACGGACATGTTTATAAATGGTGCCAGCCCTGCTGTATGGATAGGGCTTTTAATAGGTGTTACCATAAGAAACTGCAATAAAGGATTTACTGAGAAAGAAGGATTTGTAGTTCCTATAGTTATGATAATAAATTATCTTTTATTTAAGGTAGGTGTGTATATACCAACAGAGTTTGTATTGTTTGGAAGTTTATCAGGTCTATTAATTTATTATGTTCATAAGGGATATGAACGTAGTAAAAGGATTATTATTCCATTGATTCTTATTTTATTAAGCGTATTTTTATTTTTAAATTATTATATGTTTAAAGATAATATCATAAAAGATAGAGCGTTTTATAAATTTGTTAAGAAAGAATACAATATAACAGGAGATATAACTGAAGAAGATTTAGGAAAAATAGAAAAGTTAAGCTTAAAGGATAACATAAATAGATTAGATGGAATAGAAAAATTCAAGAACTTAAAGGTATTAAGGTTTTGGTACGGAAGAAAAATAGAGAGTTTAAAACCTATTGATAAATTAAAAAATGTGGAAGAGTTATGGTTTTGGTATATTAACTTAGATAAAATACAAGAGCTAGATACTATGGAATCTGTTACGTGGTTAGAGATTACATACCCTAAGGGGGGAAGCTTAGAATCTCTTAAGAATATGCCTAATTTAAAAAAATTAGCAATACAGGGAATGGATATGGATAATCTAAATATGTTAAAGGGCCTTAAACATTTAGAAGAATTACATGTTTCAGATGGATACGTTAAAAGCCTTTATGGGCTAGAGGCATTGCAATCCATCAAAACATTGAGTTTTTATAAAATACATAATTTAGATATAGACAAAATATTTGAACTTAAAAACCTTGAAAAGATAAAATTAAATGGAGCTACAGTAAATGACAGAGAAAAATTTGATAAAATAGTAAAAGAAAGAAATATACAGGTAGAAGAAAGGACCCCTGTTAATTTGGGTAAAATCATAAATTGAAGGGAGAGAGTATAGATGGAGCAATTAAAATGTTTAATTTGTGGGATGAATATAAACTTAAAAAACTATAGACTAAATGAAAATACCTTTTTAGAAAAAAATGAGGAAGAGCATATAATAAATTGCCCCTTTTGTGGAGTGGGAAAAGTTTATCTAGATAATAATAAGGCCCTATTTAAAGTGGAAAGTAAAGAGTTAGACGAAGAAACTTTAAAAGTATTAGATAAGGCCATGAAATTAGAAGTATTTAATGGTGAATTTTACAAGGAAGCCAGTGAATTAGCTAAAAATAATGAAATAAAGGAATTGTTTAAGGAACTAAGCTCTGTAGAATTTATGCATGCTAGAGTGCATAAAATGTTAGGTGGTTTTAAGGAAATGCCTAAGCTTCATAAGCCAGACTATACTAAATATGATAGTGATGACCTATTATTAGAAGAGGCTAGAAAGAGAGAAAAGCATGCCATAGAGTTTTATAATAAAAATAGCAAAGTAGTCTGTAGCAATGTGGTAAAAGAAGTATTAAAGGCCCTATCCCATGTGGAAAAACAACATGAAATAATAGCAGAAAGTAGAAAAGAAAAAACATTAGAAGTTACATAAAAGTAGCTTCTTTTTTTTGTCAAAAAGTCATTTGTACGGATAATATGGTATATGTTTAGTATAAGGGGTGATTATATTGACAAATACTTTTAATATAATATTAGGTAAAGATAAATATATTCTTTTAATGAGTGAGGACAGAAATAACAATAAAACCAATATTCAATTAAAAAAGAATCATGATGATAGACCTGTTACCTTATACTATACTAGTTTAAATTATGTGGGAGTTAAAATATACAATAAGGTGTGGAATGTGACCAATGATCATGTTGTAGTATTTTATTCTGAACCAGAAGGAAATGGAGAGTTTATATCCTATGATGTATTAGGAATTAAGGAGAAGGTGCCAAGAATCCTCATAGGAGAAAAGGCTTTATTTCAAGGAACTGTATTTTTTTATGATACTAGACTCATAAGGGGTGTAGGAAATAAATTTAAAGTATGGTCAATGGATCACAATAAATTTGCATTTAAACCATTTATTATACCTCCATATCCAAATGCCCATATTATAAGATATGGAATAGATTCAAAGGGAAATGTATATGTACATCCCTATAATGAAAGTATAAAGATTGGAAGTATAGTTCAACTATTAAAGAAAGACTTAAATAATTACACGGATAGAACGTTAATATCTAGTATACCTCCTAATTGTGTCAAGTATATGAGAGCAGGACTATTTAAAGTTAATAGTAAGGGGAGTGCTAAAATAACCATAATCCCACAAGGATATGACTTGGATAGGAGTAAAGATATTAACCTAAATATATATTGATGTTATTAAAGGCTATTATAAAAAATATAATAGTCCTTTGTATATAAATGTATTTTATAGGAATACTCATTATTAGGATTATTTAAAAAGGTTGAGGTGATTCTAATATGAACTTACAACATTCAGCCCTTATAATAATAGATGTACAAAAGGGGTTTATAAATGAAAACACAAAACATATACCTGGTAAAATTACAGACTTAATAGAAAAAGTAAAGTTTGAACATATTATCCAAACTAGATTTATAAATAAGCCAGATAGTCCCTATGTGAATATTTTAAATTGGACGGGTCTTTTAACTCGTGAGGAGATTAGTTTTCCTAATGGACTTAAATTAAACAATAGTTTGATAATAGATAAATATTATTATAGTGCATGTACTAAAGAGTTTTTAGATTATATAGCAAAGAAAAAGATAAAGCAATTCTTCTTAGTCGGTATAAATACAGATATATGTGTTTTAAAAACAGCAGTAGATTTATTTGAATTAAACTATAGATCTTATGTTTTAACGGAATATTGTGGTAGTACTAGTGGACAAAAAAGTCATGAGGCAGGTCTCTTTATTTTACGGAGGTTTATTGGTGATAAGCAGATTATTACCAATAGTGAAAAGTACTTTAATATCTAGAATATGGTATAATTATTATGGTTTAAACTTAAATAGAGTTTTACAATGACTAATAGTACATAAGAGGTGAATAAAATGGCTGGAATAAAATACGAAATAATTAAAACAGAAGGAGTAATATCAGAATCTTCTAGGGGATGGACTAAGGAACTAAATTTAATAAGTTGGAATGATAGACCACCTAAATATGATTTGAGAGATTGGGCAGCAGGGCATGAAAAAATGGGGAAGGGTATTACCCTATCTAAAGAAGATTTAAAAAACTTAAGGGATATATTAAATGAAATGGATTTATAAATTTAAAAAGTTCTTTAACTTATGTTAAGGAACTTTTTTACTTACTAGGAAATTATAAATTTCTAAAACTGTGGGTAAGTAAAAAAGGAAGGGGGTGTGGGGGAACATCCCCTGCCTCTTTAAAGGAGGGTGTTCAGATTGCGAGAGCAGACGCCTGCGGGAACCATAGGGTTCCATAACGAATCATGCGAAGTATGACTTTTTGTTTATAGACTCTTTTATAGACGTTTTTATGTTAAAATTTCCATGACGATATAATATAAGGAGTGGCGATATGAATTATAATATAGAATTAATTAAAGGCTCAGATTTAATAACAAGGCAGTGGTCTGGTGGAACTACAACTGAAATTGCCATTAGGCCAAAGGATTCCATATACAAAGACAAAAATTTTAAGTGGAGAATTAGTTCGGCTAAGGTGGAGGTGGACGAGTCCACATTTACTTCACTACCTAATGTGGATAGAATATTAATGGTTCTTAAGGGAGAACTTAAACTTGAACATGAAGGACATCATAGTTGTGAATTAAGGGAATTTGACCAGGATTCCTTTAGTGGAGATTGGACTACTAAAAGTTTTGGGAAGGTTACAGATTTTAATTTAATGACCATAGGCTGTAGTGGGAGAGTAGAGCCTATAAAGCTTGATGAAAATAATGTGGTAAGTTTTTCTGAAGAAGAAAACCAAGATGTGGCCCTTTATTGTGTTAATGGAGAAACACATGTGGAAATAGATGAAGAGGAATCTATAATTTTAAAAGAGGGAGATACTTGTTTAATAAGTTCTATTAAAGAAAAAGTAGCTATTAGCATATTAAATAAAGAATCAAAGGCAAATGTAGTAAAAGTTAATGTAATGTATTAAATTCACGGTTATATTATGTGATATAATGATTGGAGGTTCTTCGTGTAATAAGGAGGAAAAAAGATGATCATATATACAGCTACTTTAAAGGAATGGGAAGAAATAAAAGATAAAGAGTATTTTCAAAGTTCTAGCTTGGAACAAGAAGGATTTATCCATTGTTGCTATCCAAAGCAAACACTGTGGGTCCTTAATAAGCACTATAAAGGTGAAGAAAGTACATGGCTTCTTTGTATAGATGAAGAAAAATTAACATCAGAACTTAGAGTTGAAGATTTAAAGAATATGGGAGAGAAGTTTCCGCATGTATATGGAAAAATCAATGTAAGTTCCATAATTAACAGGGTTAAAATACATAGAGACAATAATGGAGAATATTCTATTACTAAGGAATTAAAAGAATTATATTAATTAAAGGACAGTTATTTAATAACTGTCTTTAGGCTTTTGGCAAATCTGAATTTCTTCTTTGTTGCTGAAACCAAGACCCCTTACGTATGGCCATATACGCTGCGGTCTCTTACTTTCATCACGCCTCGAACTTGAAATTTGTCAAAGGTCTATAACCTTGTAGACTTTGTCTACAATCTGAGGACAGTTATCTAATAACTGTCCTTTTTAAGTACAATATTAAAACTAATATACCTAGGGGATAAAAGCTATTTAATGTAAATAAGGTCCCTTCAAATATGCCGCTTCTCACTTCTTCATAGGTTATAAATAGGGTGCCTATTATACCAAAGATAAGGCATATGTTCATTAAGGATGATTTACGTTTTTTCATAATTATTATTAAAGTGAAGTAAAATAATACATATCCGATTAACCAACTCATATTTTTAAAGGTTAAGTAATCATTATATATATCTAATATTAAATTAGTAAATGCTCCTATAAAGGCCACATATATACTTACCAAAAATATTTTTTTGTATTTAAAATTAAATATTATATAGAATAATAAACCTATTAAAAATATCATTTGTGAAAACTGAAATAAAACTTCACCTAGTTGGAAAATAGATTTAAATTTCAAATACAATTTTAATTTAGGGATAAAATCTAAATAAAGTCCAATTATGGATAATAAATTTATAAAAATAATTATAATTTTACTCAATACATCATCTCCTTATAAAAAGAATAAAACAGAAACAAGGAGCTGTAAAGCTCCTTAATTCTGTTAGTTTTGAGGATTTCCAATTTCAATAGGATTATTATCTGGATCAAGGCTCCATTGGAACCAGCCATCATCAAATACACTTATGTTCTTCCAACCTAGTACATGGGCATCTATGAATGTTAAAGATGCTCTCCAACCTGTACCGCAATAGAAGGACGTTTTATCATTTTTATTTAAACCAATTTCCTTGTAGTAGTTTTCAACTTCTGCAATACTTCTATGAGTACCATCTATATCTTCAAAGTTAGCCATATCTTGAGATGTATTTCCAGAGTTAGCCCATATAGCTCCCTTTATTCTGCCTTTTCTATCAAAGTAGCTGTAACCACTAGTTTTACCTATATATTCATCCCAAGTTCTAACACTTACTAATTTACCATCCTTTAGAACTTCCTTAGCTTCTGGAATATTTATTATTAAATCTGGATTTTGAGGGATTTTAGCTCCAAAATCTGCAATAGCCTTAGGTTCATTCATAGTAGTTTCAAGTTCTAAACCAGCATCTAACCAAGCTTGTTTTCCACCGTTTAATACACGAACATCTTCAACTCCTAAGTACATCATCACAAGGGCAACTCTCTCAGCTCCCATGGAAGGAGTACCGTATACAATTACTGTAGTATCCTTTGTTATACCAAACTTTTTAACTACTTCTTCAAGTTCAGCATCAGTTTTTACATTCCACTCAGGACCCTTTTCTATTTCATTAGTATCAAATTGAAGGGCTGTTGGTATATGACCTTCTTTGTATATGTCTAATCCATTATAGTTAGACTCAAGTAGTGCGTAACCGCCTCCTGGATAAGTCTCAGGGTTTTTACCATCAATTAGATCCTTAACCCATTTGGGAGAAACTAAAACTTGGTAGTTTTCATATTGAATTACTTCATTAGATTCATCCTTAGACCAATCTAAGAACTTATAGTTTGAAACTTTTTCATAACCTAAACTAACTAATTTATTATATAGGCTTTCACTAACTTTTCCATAATCAGAATAAACTATAATTTCTTTTTCCTTTGTGATTCCCTTTTCTTCTAATAAATTATTTAACTCACTATCATCCTTAACCTTATTTAACCAAGTTGCAGGAAATTGAATAGCACCAGGAATATGTCCTCCTCGTACATCTTCATTTTCTTTAAAACCGTTAAAAGCTTCATCTGAACGAGTATCTACTAATACTGTGGCCTCACTTTGTAACTTTTCCTTTAAAGCAGATGTATCTATGTAAACCATTTCCTTTGATTCTGTGTTAGTAGTCTCTGTTACTTCACTTTTATCAGAACATCCTATGAAAATAGAACTTACTATTAAAAGTAAAGTAGCTAATACTATAAATTTGTTTTTGAATTTTGTCTGAAACACTTTTATCTACCCCCTGAAGTTTGTCGAAAATCATTGTATTCTAGATATAGTCTATAAAAATTTTAGTTATTTTACAAATAGAAAAAGTTTATAGAACTTTATTTGATATAAAGATTTCATATAGTATACTTTAGTATGATAGTACTTTGACTTATTTACATAGAAAAGGGTGGTTAAATGCACTTTGCATATATGGTAAGATGTAGTGATAATTCCTTGTATAGTGGATATACAAAGGGGAATGGTCCAGAAAAAAGGATTGAAATGCATAACAGAGGAATCGGTAGTAAATATACTAGAGCTAGGTTACCCGTTAAATTAGTATATTTCGAAAAGTTTCAGAGTAAAAGTGAAGCCATGAAAAGGGAATATGCATTTAAAAAACTTAATAAAAAACAAAAGGAAAAGCTAGTTAAGGAATTTGGAATGGAATAATTAAAAAACTTTAAAAAAGTGTTGACTCTATACTTGGTATAGACTTTATAATCTCCCTTAGGAGGGATGAGATATGAAGTCATTATGGAAAGAATTTATTAAATATGCTGTACCATCTGTAATAGGTATGATGGTTTCAGCACTTTATATAGTTGTTGATGGAATATTTGTAGGTAGGGGAGTAGGTGTAAGCGCTTTAGGTTCAATAAATGTAGCTTTACCTGTTACAACTCTTATGATAGCTATAAGTATGATGATAACTATGGGAGGGGCAGCAATAATGTCCATAAAGTTTGGAGAGAATAAGCATGAGGAAGGTAATAATATATTTTTAGAAAGCTTATTCTTAATAGTAGCTATAACAGGTGTATTGTCAATCGTTAGTGTTATATTTCCACAGGAAATAGCTAGAATGCTAGGTGCTAGTGATGAATTAGTTGTAGGAACAGCAGAATATCTTCGTTATTATATGATGTTTGGTATTGGATTTTCAGGTAGCTTAGCTTTAAGTGCCTTTGTTAGAAATGATGGTAATCCAAATTTAGCCATGATTTCTCTTATTTTAGGTGCAATAACTAATATAGTTTTAGATTATATTTTCATATTTGTTTTTAATCTTGGAATAAAAGGAGCAGCAATAGCATCAGGATTAGGACAATTATCTAGTGTATTTCTTCTGTTAACTCATTTTAGTAGAAAAAAGGGAAAACTTAAGTTATATGTTCCAAAGTTAAATAAGAATGATCTTATAAGAATTTTAAAAGTTGGAACACCAGAGTTTATCGTTCAAGTATCACCAGCAGTTAGTGTATTTGCTTTTAACATAGTGATTATGAGTAGAATTGGAGAAATTGGCGTTGCAGGTTTTAGTATTATTGGATATATAAGTACTGTGCTAATTGCTTTATTCATTGGTATTTCCCAGGGAATACAGCCATTGCTAAGCTATAATCATGGAAAGGGAGATAGTGATAAGGTAGATAAAGTATTTAAAATGGGAGTAAAGACAAATTTTACTGCATCATTAATAATATATGGTATAATATTCTTCTTTGGAAAGGAAATAATCAGCATTTTCAATGGAGACCAGGGATTAATAAAGTTAACTTATGATGCTATTATAATCTATGCATTCTCATTTGTTATTGCTTCAATAAATATAGTTAATGTAACTTATCATCAAGCTACAGAAAACTCAAAAACAGCAAATATTATATCTACAAGCAGAGGAATGGTATTTACAATAGTTTCTTTAATGGTACTTCCTATGATAATGGGAGATATAGGAATTTGGGTATCTATTGTTATAGGTGAGATCTGTACTTTACTTTTAATTATGTATTTGGCCTACGTAAAGAAAGTAGATATACAACTTAAAAATAAAGAAATATTAGAATCATAGAGCTAAATGACTAGGAATGTGAAATAATCACATCACTAGTCATTTTTTAATAGCTTTTTATAGAAGTAGTAAAATATATATGTGCTTATGCCAAAAGAAAGGATTGAAATTAAGAGGCTATTCCTTATTACCTGCATTAAAATTTTCCACATACAATTTCTTTACTTCCTTATTTCTATCTAAGTGTAACTGACAGGGTAATAGATACGGTTTTGGGTTTCTTTCTGTACGAGTATCTAAATCTATATAAAAATATTCTTTAGCATTAAAATGGACATAGCTTTTTATTGGGAATTTCAAAGAAAACTCATCTATAATATCCTTTG
This is a stretch of genomic DNA from Anaeromicrobium sediminis. It encodes these proteins:
- a CDS encoding ferritin family protein, producing MEQLKCLICGMNINLKNYRLNENTFLEKNEEEHIINCPFCGVGKVYLDNNKALFKVESKELDEETLKVLDKAMKLEVFNGEFYKEASELAKNNEIKELFKELSSVEFMHARVHKMLGGFKEMPKLHKPDYTKYDSDDLLLEEARKREKHAIEFYNKNSKVVCSNVVKEVLKALSHVEKQHEIIAESRKEKTLEVT
- a CDS encoding YdbC family protein, giving the protein MAGIKYEIIKTEGVISESSRGWTKELNLISWNDRPPKYDLRDWAAGHEKMGKGITLSKEDLKNLRDILNEMDL
- a CDS encoding GIY-YIG nuclease family protein yields the protein MHFAYMVRCSDNSLYSGYTKGNGPEKRIEMHNRGIGSKYTRARLPVKLVYFEKFQSKSEAMKREYAFKKLNKKQKEKLVKEFGME
- a CDS encoding MATE family efflux transporter, translated to MKSLWKEFIKYAVPSVIGMMVSALYIVVDGIFVGRGVGVSALGSINVALPVTTLMIAISMMITMGGAAIMSIKFGENKHEEGNNIFLESLFLIVAITGVLSIVSVIFPQEIARMLGASDELVVGTAEYLRYYMMFGIGFSGSLALSAFVRNDGNPNLAMISLILGAITNIVLDYIFIFVFNLGIKGAAIASGLGQLSSVFLLLTHFSRKKGKLKLYVPKLNKNDLIRILKVGTPEFIVQVSPAVSVFAFNIVIMSRIGEIGVAGFSIIGYISTVLIALFIGISQGIQPLLSYNHGKGDSDKVDKVFKMGVKTNFTASLIIYGIIFFFGKEIISIFNGDQGLIKLTYDAIIIYAFSFVIASINIVNVTYHQATENSKTANIISTSRGMVFTIVSLMVLPMIMGDIGIWVSIVIGEICTLLLIMYLAYVKKVDIQLKNKEILES
- a CDS encoding DUF952 domain-containing protein, producing the protein MIIYTATLKEWEEIKDKEYFQSSSLEQEGFIHCCYPKQTLWVLNKHYKGEESTWLLCIDEEKLTSELRVEDLKNMGEKFPHVYGKINVSSIINRVKIHRDNNGEYSITKELKELY
- a CDS encoding HutD/Ves family protein, which translates into the protein MNYNIELIKGSDLITRQWSGGTTTEIAIRPKDSIYKDKNFKWRISSAKVEVDESTFTSLPNVDRILMVLKGELKLEHEGHHSCELREFDQDSFSGDWTTKSFGKVTDFNLMTIGCSGRVEPIKLDENNVVSFSEEENQDVALYCVNGETHVEIDEEESIILKEGDTCLISSIKEKVAISILNKESKANVVKVNVMY
- a CDS encoding leucine-rich repeat domain-containing protein, encoding MEAKNIRDYKRDILWGSVGMVAFMVIHLFVTDMFINGASPAVWIGLLIGVTIRNCNKGFTEKEGFVVPIVMIINYLLFKVGVYIPTEFVLFGSLSGLLIYYVHKGYERSKRIIIPLILILLSVFLFLNYYMFKDNIIKDRAFYKFVKKEYNITGDITEEDLGKIEKLSLKDNINRLDGIEKFKNLKVLRFWYGRKIESLKPIDKLKNVEELWFWYINLDKIQELDTMESVTWLEITYPKGGSLESLKNMPNLKKLAIQGMDMDNLNMLKGLKHLEELHVSDGYVKSLYGLEALQSIKTLSFYKIHNLDIDKIFELKNLEKIKLNGATVNDREKFDKIVKERNIQVEERTPVNLGKIIN
- a CDS encoding sulfurtransferase; this encodes MFQTKFKNKFIVLATLLLIVSSIFIGCSDKSEVTETTNTESKEMVYIDTSALKEKLQSEATVLVDTRSDEAFNGFKENEDVRGGHIPGAIQFPATWLNKVKDDSELNNLLEEKGITKEKEIIVYSDYGKVSESLYNKLVSLGYEKVSNYKFLDWSKDESNEVIQYENYQVLVSPKWVKDLIDGKNPETYPGGGYALLESNYNGLDIYKEGHIPTALQFDTNEIEKGPEWNVKTDAELEEVVKKFGITKDTTVIVYGTPSMGAERVALVMMYLGVEDVRVLNGGKQAWLDAGLELETTMNEPKAIADFGAKIPQNPDLIINIPEAKEVLKDGKLVSVRTWDEYIGKTSGYSYFDRKGRIKGAIWANSGNTSQDMANFEDIDGTHRSIAEVENYYKEIGLNKNDKTSFYCGTGWRASLTFIDAHVLGWKNISVFDDGWFQWSLDPDNNPIEIGNPQN
- a CDS encoding isochorismatase family cysteine hydrolase encodes the protein MNLQHSALIIIDVQKGFINENTKHIPGKITDLIEKVKFEHIIQTRFINKPDSPYVNILNWTGLLTREEISFPNGLKLNNSLIIDKYYYSACTKEFLDYIAKKKIKQFFLVGINTDICVLKTAVDLFELNYRSYVLTEYCGSTSGQKSHEAGLFILRRFIGDKQIITNSEKYFNI